In a genomic window of Arthrobacter woluwensis:
- the metH gene encoding methionine synthase, producing MPRFALDIDSVPRPVRAQALLDAVNQRVVIADGAMGTMLQGRELSLDTDFQGLEGCNEILNDTRPDVIADIHDAYFAVGIDAVETNTFGANWSNLSDYGIDDRIEELARKGAAIARERAEGAEAQDGRMRWVLGSMGPGTKLPSLGHTSYDHLKQTFALQAEGLIDGGADAFLIETSQDLLQTKSAVNGCKQAIVNRGVRLPIFVEVTVETTGTMLMGSEIGAALTALEPLGVDAIGLNCATGPEEMSEHLRHLSKQSTVAIACMPNAGLPVLGANGAHYPLTPAELATAHEQFVREFGLGLVGGCCGTTPEHLAAVVERLAPFRQPGAGGRTPSEQDAGIASLYQHVSFDQDSSYLAIGERTNANGSKAFRQAMLDERWDDCVDIAREQIRVGAHLLDVCVDYVGRDGVADIQQVVSRFASASTLPLVIDSTEPPVLRAGLELIGGRPVINSVNYEDGDGPDSRFARIMPLVKEHGTAVIALTIDEEGQARTTEGKVAIASRLVDSLVGEWGMKVEDIIVDALTFPIATGQEETRRDGIETIEAIRQITAKYPGIHTTLGVSNVSFGLNPAARMALNSVFLHEAVQAGLSSGIIDAAKIVPLASLPEEQRKVALDLVWDRREYDADGNVTYDPLATMLDLFAGVDTAALRDQRAAELAALPTGERLQRRIIDGEGKGLEADLDLARAEGMTPLGIINDHLLEGMKVVGERFGAGEMQLPFVLQSAEVMKNAVALLEPHMEKSDASGKGTMVIATVRGDVHDIGKNLVDIILTNNGYKVINLGIKQPIADIIAAAEEHDADVIGMSGLLVKSTVVMKENLEELQSRGLAKKWPIILGGAALTRTYVEDDLAGMFEGQVRYAKDAFEGLALMEPLVRVARGEDPKAVGLPALKKRIHRAGGGLTLTEPDAMPGRSDVATDNAVPAPPFWGTRIVRGVALADFAAFLDERATFMGQWGLKPGRGEGGASYEELVEREGRPRLRYWLDRILAEGMIDPSIAYGYFPVVAEGDQVVVLHHGEDPDGVLGVPGLLAPDGGSGGPIGTERLRFDFPRQRRDRHLCLADFVRSRGSGQVDVLPVQLVTAGAKIDEFTAKMFAANQYRDYYEVHGLVMQLTEALAEFWHSRIREELGFASEEPADKEGLFKLDYRGARFSLGYPACPDMEDRRKVMELLHAERMGVILSDELMLHPEQSTDAFVFHHPEAKYFKV from the coding sequence ATGCCTCGTTTCGCGCTCGACATCGACTCCGTGCCCCGCCCCGTCCGAGCCCAGGCGCTCCTGGACGCCGTGAACCAGCGGGTGGTCATCGCGGACGGAGCCATGGGCACCATGCTGCAGGGCCGCGAGCTGTCCCTGGACACCGATTTCCAGGGCCTGGAGGGCTGTAACGAGATCCTCAACGACACCCGCCCCGACGTCATCGCGGACATCCACGACGCCTACTTCGCGGTCGGCATCGACGCCGTGGAGACCAACACCTTCGGCGCGAACTGGTCGAACCTCTCGGACTACGGCATCGATGACCGGATCGAGGAACTGGCCCGCAAGGGTGCGGCGATCGCCCGCGAACGTGCGGAGGGGGCGGAGGCCCAGGACGGCCGGATGCGCTGGGTGCTCGGGTCCATGGGTCCCGGCACGAAGCTCCCGAGCCTCGGCCACACCAGCTACGACCACCTCAAGCAGACCTTCGCGCTGCAGGCGGAGGGACTCATCGACGGCGGCGCGGACGCGTTCCTGATCGAGACCAGCCAGGACCTGCTCCAGACCAAGTCCGCGGTCAACGGCTGCAAGCAGGCGATCGTCAACCGCGGCGTCCGCCTCCCGATCTTCGTGGAGGTGACGGTCGAGACCACGGGCACCATGCTCATGGGCTCGGAGATCGGCGCCGCCCTCACCGCGCTGGAACCACTCGGCGTCGACGCGATCGGCCTGAACTGCGCCACCGGGCCGGAGGAGATGAGCGAGCACCTCCGGCACCTCTCCAAGCAGTCCACCGTGGCGATCGCCTGCATGCCCAACGCCGGTCTGCCGGTCCTCGGCGCCAACGGGGCACACTATCCGCTGACTCCCGCTGAGCTGGCCACCGCCCACGAGCAGTTCGTGCGTGAGTTCGGCCTGGGCCTGGTGGGCGGCTGTTGCGGCACGACGCCGGAGCACCTGGCCGCCGTCGTCGAGCGCTTGGCGCCCTTCCGTCAGCCTGGCGCGGGCGGGCGCACGCCGAGCGAGCAGGACGCTGGCATCGCCTCGCTGTACCAGCACGTCTCCTTCGACCAGGACTCCTCCTACCTGGCGATCGGGGAGCGCACCAACGCCAACGGCTCCAAGGCGTTCCGCCAGGCCATGCTGGACGAGCGCTGGGATGACTGCGTGGACATCGCGCGGGAGCAGATCCGCGTGGGCGCGCACCTCCTGGATGTCTGCGTGGACTATGTGGGGCGCGACGGCGTGGCGGACATCCAGCAGGTCGTGTCCCGTTTCGCCTCGGCCTCCACCCTCCCGCTCGTCATCGACTCGACGGAACCGCCCGTGCTGAGGGCGGGGCTGGAACTGATCGGCGGCCGCCCCGTCATCAACTCCGTCAACTACGAGGACGGCGACGGGCCGGACAGCCGTTTCGCCCGCATCATGCCGCTCGTGAAGGAGCACGGCACGGCCGTCATCGCGCTGACCATCGACGAGGAGGGGCAGGCCCGCACCACCGAGGGCAAGGTCGCGATCGCGTCGCGTCTCGTGGACTCGCTCGTGGGTGAATGGGGGATGAAGGTCGAGGACATCATCGTCGACGCGCTCACTTTCCCGATCGCCACGGGCCAGGAGGAGACGCGTCGCGACGGCATCGAGACCATCGAGGCGATCCGCCAGATCACCGCGAAGTACCCCGGCATCCACACGACCCTCGGCGTCTCCAACGTCTCCTTCGGCCTCAACCCGGCGGCGCGCATGGCCCTGAACTCGGTGTTTCTCCACGAGGCCGTCCAGGCAGGCCTCTCCAGCGGCATCATCGACGCCGCCAAGATCGTCCCGCTCGCGTCCCTCCCCGAGGAGCAGCGTAAGGTCGCGCTGGACCTCGTGTGGGACCGCCGTGAATACGACGCTGACGGCAACGTCACCTACGACCCCCTCGCGACGATGCTGGACCTGTTCGCCGGCGTCGACACCGCGGCGCTGCGTGACCAGCGCGCCGCGGAACTCGCCGCGCTGCCCACGGGTGAGCGGCTCCAGCGCCGCATCATCGACGGCGAGGGCAAGGGCCTCGAGGCGGACCTCGACCTCGCTCGGGCCGAGGGTATGACCCCGCTCGGCATCATCAACGACCACCTCCTGGAAGGCATGAAGGTGGTGGGTGAGCGGTTCGGCGCGGGCGAGATGCAGCTGCCGTTCGTGCTCCAGTCCGCCGAGGTCATGAAGAACGCGGTGGCCCTCCTGGAACCGCACATGGAGAAATCCGACGCGTCCGGCAAGGGCACCATGGTGATCGCGACGGTGCGCGGTGATGTGCACGACATCGGCAAGAACCTCGTGGACATCATCCTCACCAACAACGGCTACAAGGTCATCAACCTCGGCATCAAGCAGCCCATCGCGGACATCATCGCCGCCGCCGAGGAACACGACGCGGACGTGATCGGCATGTCCGGCCTGCTCGTGAAGTCGACCGTGGTCATGAAGGAGAACCTCGAGGAGCTCCAGTCGCGGGGCCTGGCCAAGAAGTGGCCCATCATCCTGGGTGGTGCGGCGCTGACCCGCACCTATGTCGAGGACGATCTGGCCGGGATGTTCGAAGGTCAGGTCCGGTACGCCAAGGACGCGTTCGAGGGGCTGGCCCTCATGGAGCCGCTCGTGCGGGTCGCCCGCGGTGAGGATCCGAAAGCGGTCGGCCTTCCGGCGCTGAAGAAGCGCATCCACCGCGCGGGCGGCGGGCTCACGCTCACCGAGCCGGACGCCATGCCGGGCCGCTCCGACGTCGCGACGGACAACGCGGTGCCCGCCCCGCCGTTCTGGGGCACCCGGATCGTGCGCGGCGTCGCGCTCGCGGACTTCGCGGCGTTCCTCGACGAGCGCGCTACCTTCATGGGGCAGTGGGGCCTCAAGCCCGGCCGCGGCGAGGGAGGCGCGAGCTACGAGGAACTCGTGGAGCGCGAGGGCCGTCCGCGGCTGCGCTACTGGCTGGACCGGATCCTGGCGGAGGGGATGATCGACCCGTCGATCGCCTACGGGTACTTCCCGGTGGTCGCCGAGGGTGACCAGGTGGTCGTGCTGCACCACGGTGAGGACCCCGACGGCGTGCTGGGCGTCCCCGGCTTGCTGGCCCCCGACGGCGGCTCGGGCGGGCCGATCGGCACCGAACGCCTGCGCTTCGACTTCCCGCGGCAGCGCCGGGACCGCCACCTGTGTCTCGCGGACTTCGTGCGGTCCCGGGGATCCGGCCAGGTGGACGTGCTGCCCGTGCAGCTCGTCACGGCCGGCGCGAAGATCGACGAGTTCACGGCCAAGATGTTCGCCGCGAACCAGTACCGCGACTACTACGAGGTCCACGGCCTGGTCATGCAGCTCACCGAGGCGCTGGCCGAGTTCTGGCACTCCCGGATCCGTGAAGAGCTGGGCTTCGCCTCCGAAGAGCCTGCCGACAAGGAGGGCCTGTTCAAGCTGGACTACCGCGGCGCCCGCTTCTCGCTCGGTTACCCGGCCTGCCCGGACATGGAGGACCGTCGCAAGGTGATGGAACTCCTGCACGCCGAACGCATGGGCGTGATTCTGAGCGATGAGCTCATGCTTCACCCCGAGCAGTCCACGGACGCGTTCGTGTTCCACCACCCGGAGGCGAAGTACTTCAAGGTGTGA
- a CDS encoding LysR family transcriptional regulator, with protein MDMNPHLVRQLLPHLPVLVELARTGSVTAAAEELGVPQPSASRSLARLGDLLGVPLLQRVGRGVRLTEAGGILADAAATALARVEDGVAAARAHGLQEEAVVSVAYQNVLGETYVPRAIARLTTRHPKVRFELSHGSRAACIRQVRDGEVDLAVVADPPHAEDLRTVEFFTEPLVAAMSPQHPLAHRGRPVTVDDLKTQDLIILRRGYGLYDSVHRILGTRGELPNVTFEVDDTRDARGLAAAGLGVSVLPPGLGSGLEVAEVPIDHPAAHRVIGVVTPPVSSALVNEFVSVFRG; from the coding sequence ATGGACATGAATCCACATCTCGTGCGCCAGTTGCTGCCCCATCTGCCGGTCCTCGTGGAGCTCGCCCGGACCGGTTCCGTGACGGCTGCAGCCGAGGAACTCGGGGTGCCCCAGCCGTCCGCGAGCCGATCGCTGGCCCGGCTCGGCGACCTCCTGGGAGTGCCGCTGCTCCAGCGCGTCGGACGAGGGGTCCGGTTGACCGAGGCCGGCGGAATCCTGGCCGATGCGGCCGCGACTGCCCTCGCGCGGGTGGAGGACGGCGTCGCGGCCGCGCGGGCGCACGGCCTCCAGGAGGAGGCCGTGGTCTCCGTGGCGTATCAGAACGTCCTCGGCGAGACCTACGTGCCCCGGGCCATCGCGCGGCTGACCACACGCCACCCCAAGGTGCGCTTCGAACTCAGCCACGGCTCGCGCGCCGCGTGCATCCGTCAGGTACGGGACGGCGAGGTGGATCTCGCCGTCGTCGCGGATCCGCCGCATGCGGAGGATCTGCGCACCGTGGAGTTCTTCACCGAGCCGCTCGTGGCCGCCATGAGCCCGCAGCATCCGCTCGCCCACCGCGGCAGGCCCGTGACGGTGGACGATCTGAAGACCCAGGACCTCATCATCCTGCGCCGCGGCTACGGCCTGTATGACTCGGTGCATCGGATCCTCGGCACTCGCGGTGAACTGCCGAACGTGACCTTCGAAGTGGACGACACACGTGACGCCCGGGGACTCGCTGCGGCCGGGCTCGGCGTCTCCGTCCTCCCGCCGGGTCTCGGGTCCGGTCTCGAGGTCGCGGAAGTCCCCATCGACCATCCCGCCGCGCACCGGGTGATCGGCGTCGTGACCCCTCCGGTGAGCTCCGCCCTGGTGAACGAGTTCGTCAGCGTCTTCCGCGGTTGA
- a CDS encoding ATP-binding cassette domain-containing protein has product MTFRPAPLRAGAALAAFFVVARVLYRVLFNGADDGGIVLLDLPAYPLPAPYSSVTFLGPVTGSGLGEAVLSALPIAAGILAFALLNSLVDVGRGFTMLARRGPLRGAARMLVVAWAALPALADAVRSVRLACLLRGERFGARALVPVLERTLEHASRVAAALELRGFAGAGVQPAYGPTAGARPAEPVLVEHATFGIGGTAITVPAFAPAPGTLTVLTGPTGSGKSTVLRGLAGLLSHVDGGTVDGTVRVAGIDRASVPPRDTAGFVGVVLQNPRAAFATTRVRDEIALALELRGVHGPAARTRVLDVAAAVGVEALLDRDLPTLSAGEATLVAIAAAVVQEPMLLLVDEPLADLDTSARRRVVAVLGELAHLHGVCVLVAEHRAGALVSVADAWWTLDGGVLAPGAASVAARSAEAAPFENVTGPGAGLDGDPLLTATGLSLTRHGKTLLRDASLDLHRGRITALVGPNGAGKSSFLVALALSGRHRDKELRGTVAGAGVRIALVPDASDDLFTRDTVGAELRAAARRAPGEVVESDAWDRLRLLRAAGRIPDAREHPRDLSAGERRILALTLQSLGEPGVLLIDEPTRGLDPAAREAVGTALEAAAGAGAAVLLATHDHDFARGLGARILAMRDGVTPVPSEAGSEDEGQSFGHEEPASTNQLWAQPLPSASRPVGPRRSTRRTWRPLLPRGTEAITLLLANLLAFAAFCWPLVATALPEDAAAATPYAALAITPLAAIAVVICLDGSVRSAHTVALLGVLAAVGSTVRVASTGVGGVEAVFILLILAGRAYGARFGLLLGAATIALSSAVWGGIGPWTPFQIFACAWVGAGAGLLPRRVRGVAELWMLGVYGVVASYLFGLLTNLWFWPFAVGAGTGISYLPGAPLLDNLRSFLLYSLLTSTAGWDTLRAVTTVVGIAVVGRAVLAALRRAKPVTAHRHRHGSRPGTASEDRTGRLSLTP; this is encoded by the coding sequence GTGACCTTCAGGCCCGCGCCGCTACGCGCCGGGGCGGCCCTCGCCGCCTTCTTCGTGGTGGCGCGGGTCCTCTACCGCGTCCTCTTCAACGGGGCCGACGACGGCGGGATCGTCCTCCTCGACCTCCCGGCCTACCCGCTGCCGGCGCCGTACTCCTCGGTCACCTTCCTGGGGCCCGTCACCGGGTCCGGCCTCGGGGAAGCGGTCCTGTCAGCGCTCCCGATCGCGGCGGGCATCCTGGCGTTCGCGCTGCTCAACTCGCTGGTCGACGTGGGCCGGGGGTTCACGATGCTCGCGCGCCGCGGCCCGTTGCGTGGGGCCGCCCGGATGCTCGTGGTGGCGTGGGCCGCGCTGCCCGCGCTGGCGGACGCGGTCCGGTCGGTGCGGCTGGCCTGCCTCCTGCGCGGTGAACGGTTCGGGGCGCGGGCCCTGGTCCCGGTCCTGGAACGCACCCTCGAGCACGCGAGCCGCGTGGCCGCCGCGCTGGAACTGCGCGGCTTCGCCGGGGCCGGCGTGCAGCCGGCGTACGGCCCTACGGCGGGCGCCCGCCCGGCCGAGCCCGTCCTCGTTGAGCACGCCACATTCGGCATCGGCGGGACGGCGATCACCGTTCCCGCTTTCGCGCCGGCGCCCGGGACCCTGACCGTGCTCACGGGCCCCACCGGCTCCGGCAAATCCACGGTGCTGCGCGGCCTGGCCGGGCTGCTGTCCCACGTAGACGGCGGCACCGTCGACGGCACAGTGCGCGTCGCCGGCATCGACCGTGCGAGCGTCCCGCCGCGCGACACCGCAGGCTTCGTGGGCGTGGTGCTCCAGAATCCCCGCGCCGCGTTCGCCACCACGCGGGTCCGGGACGAGATCGCCCTCGCCCTGGAACTGCGCGGCGTCCACGGCCCGGCGGCGCGTACCCGGGTGCTGGACGTTGCGGCGGCCGTCGGCGTCGAAGCGCTCCTGGACCGCGATCTGCCGACCTTGTCCGCAGGTGAGGCGACCCTCGTGGCCATCGCGGCCGCCGTCGTGCAGGAACCGATGCTGCTGCTCGTGGACGAACCGCTCGCCGACCTGGACACGTCCGCGCGGCGCCGCGTCGTCGCCGTGCTCGGCGAGCTCGCCCACCTCCACGGGGTGTGCGTCCTGGTCGCGGAGCACCGCGCCGGGGCGCTGGTCTCCGTGGCCGACGCCTGGTGGACGCTCGACGGCGGCGTGCTGGCGCCGGGTGCCGCATCCGTCGCGGCTCGGTCAGCGGAGGCCGCTCCGTTCGAGAACGTGACCGGTCCGGGCGCCGGGCTCGACGGCGACCCTCTTCTCACCGCCACCGGCCTGTCCCTCACACGCCACGGGAAGACCCTCCTCCGCGACGCCTCACTGGACCTGCACCGGGGCCGCATCACGGCGCTCGTCGGACCTAACGGCGCCGGGAAATCGTCCTTCCTCGTCGCGCTGGCGCTCTCCGGGAGACACCGGGACAAGGAACTCCGCGGCACAGTGGCCGGCGCCGGCGTCCGGATCGCCCTCGTGCCCGACGCCTCCGACGACCTCTTCACCCGCGACACCGTCGGCGCCGAACTCCGGGCCGCGGCGCGGCGTGCACCGGGCGAGGTCGTGGAAAGCGACGCGTGGGACCGGCTCCGGCTGCTGCGCGCGGCCGGCCGGATCCCCGACGCCCGCGAGCACCCCCGCGATCTCTCCGCGGGCGAGCGCCGGATCCTCGCCCTCACCCTGCAGAGCCTCGGCGAGCCCGGGGTGCTCCTGATCGACGAACCGACCCGCGGCCTGGACCCTGCGGCCCGGGAAGCGGTCGGCACAGCGCTGGAGGCCGCTGCCGGTGCGGGCGCCGCGGTGCTCCTCGCGACCCACGACCACGACTTCGCCCGCGGGCTCGGCGCGCGGATCCTGGCGATGCGCGACGGCGTCACGCCGGTGCCGTCTGAGGCCGGAAGCGAAGACGAGGGCCAGTCCTTTGGACACGAGGAGCCGGCGTCGACGAATCAGCTCTGGGCCCAGCCACTCCCGTCCGCCTCACGGCCTGTCGGACCCCGCCGGAGCACCCGGCGCACCTGGCGCCCCCTCCTTCCCCGCGGCACCGAAGCCATCACCCTGCTCCTGGCGAACCTTCTGGCGTTCGCCGCCTTCTGCTGGCCCTTGGTGGCGACGGCGCTGCCCGAGGACGCCGCTGCGGCGACCCCGTATGCGGCCCTGGCGATCACGCCGTTGGCGGCGATCGCCGTCGTGATCTGTCTGGACGGCTCGGTCAGATCGGCGCACACCGTGGCCCTGCTGGGAGTGCTGGCCGCGGTCGGTTCAACGGTCCGCGTGGCGAGCACCGGCGTCGGCGGGGTCGAGGCCGTGTTCATCCTGCTGATCCTGGCCGGCCGGGCCTACGGTGCGCGGTTCGGGCTGCTGCTCGGCGCCGCGACGATCGCCCTATCGAGCGCGGTGTGGGGCGGGATCGGCCCGTGGACGCCGTTCCAGATCTTCGCGTGCGCGTGGGTCGGGGCGGGCGCGGGTCTGCTCCCCCGGCGGGTCCGAGGCGTCGCGGAGCTGTGGATGCTCGGGGTGTACGGCGTGGTCGCGTCGTACCTCTTCGGCCTGCTGACGAATCTGTGGTTCTGGCCGTTCGCAGTGGGCGCCGGGACGGGCATCTCGTACCTGCCGGGCGCCCCGCTGCTCGACAACCTCCGCAGCTTCCTGCTCTACTCCCTGCTGACGTCGACGGCGGGCTGGGACACCCTGCGGGCCGTCACCACGGTGGTGGGGATCGCCGTCGTGGGCCGGGCGGTGCTCGCCGCGCTCCGGCGCGCGAAACCCGTCACGGCACACCGGCACCGACATGGCTCCCGCCCCGGCACGGCGTCCGAGGACCGTACCGGGCGGTTGAGCCTCACACCTTGA
- a CDS encoding MFS transporter has product MAALLAAGVATFAQLYAIQGVLPGIARELSLSASTAALSVSAATTGLAVGVLLWAAVADRIGRLRCMRIAVAGTVVLGLATAVAPGLELLLGLRFLTGLVVGGVPVLAVAYVYEQLAGSRAAVAATVYISGTTVGGALGRLVAGPLGAWAGWRSALLGVGLMSLAAAVIFLWLAPRERGPHGRATGSSARGARSPGTPGRIRQALKPARLNVLYVQAFLVTGSFVAVFNFLTFRLEAAPFFLPAALVSLVFLAYFAGTASSRLAGRWLSRRGFAWTSLCGVLAMIAGLAILLVDRLPAIIVGLLLFTAGNFMSHAAAVATVGARAGEAFRGQASALYNIAFYLGSSVLGWLLGLAFDGAGWLGMSCGIAGALLLVVVLNVVGLRRAAGRA; this is encoded by the coding sequence ATGGCGGCGCTCCTGGCCGCCGGCGTCGCGACGTTCGCCCAGCTGTATGCGATTCAGGGGGTGCTGCCGGGGATCGCCCGCGAGCTGTCGCTGAGTGCGTCCACGGCGGCGCTGAGCGTCTCGGCCGCCACCACCGGCCTCGCGGTGGGCGTGCTGCTCTGGGCCGCCGTCGCCGACCGGATCGGGCGGCTGCGGTGCATGCGGATCGCGGTGGCGGGGACCGTGGTGCTCGGACTGGCGACGGCCGTGGCGCCGGGCCTGGAACTCCTCCTCGGGCTGCGGTTCCTCACGGGGCTCGTGGTCGGTGGTGTCCCGGTGCTCGCCGTCGCTTATGTGTATGAGCAGCTGGCGGGGTCGCGGGCCGCGGTCGCCGCGACGGTGTACATCTCGGGGACCACGGTCGGGGGAGCGCTGGGGCGGCTCGTGGCCGGGCCGCTCGGGGCGTGGGCCGGATGGCGCAGTGCGCTGCTCGGCGTGGGACTCATGAGCTTGGCGGCCGCAGTGATCTTCCTCTGGCTCGCGCCTCGGGAGCGGGGGCCGCACGGCAGGGCGACGGGATCTTCCGCGCGAGGTGCGCGTTCACCCGGCACGCCCGGCCGTATCCGCCAGGCGCTGAAGCCGGCCCGGCTGAACGTGCTGTACGTGCAGGCTTTTCTGGTCACCGGCAGTTTCGTGGCGGTGTTCAACTTTCTGACGTTCCGGCTCGAAGCGGCGCCGTTCTTCCTGCCGGCGGCGCTCGTGTCCCTGGTGTTCCTGGCCTATTTCGCGGGGACGGCCTCTTCGCGGCTCGCCGGACGGTGGCTCAGCCGCCGTGGCTTCGCGTGGACCAGCCTGTGCGGCGTGCTCGCGATGATCGCCGGACTGGCGATCCTGCTGGTCGACCGTCTGCCCGCGATCATCGTGGGATTGCTGCTCTTCACCGCGGGGAATTTCATGTCCCATGCCGCGGCGGTCGCCACGGTCGGGGCCAGGGCGGGGGAAGCGTTCCGCGGCCAGGCCAGCGCGCTGTACAACATCGCCTTCTATCTGGGATCGTCTGTGCTCGGCTGGCTGCTGGGCCTGGCGTTCGACGGCGCGGGCTGGCTCGGGATGAGCTGCGGCATCGCCGGCGCGCTGCTCCTCGTCGTGGTCCTCAACGTGGTGGGGCTGCGGAGGGCGGCGGGCCGGGCGTAA